The Prinia subflava isolate CZ2003 ecotype Zambia chromosome 23, Cam_Psub_1.2, whole genome shotgun sequence region TCCCAGCTCTTCTTGCTCATTCTCTGAGTTCCAACTCATTCCCAGTGAGtctcagcattcccagctcattccctgggcatcccagccctccctgcttaTTCCCTGTGAATCCCAACTCACTCCCTGGgcatcccagctctcccagctcgccaagggctgagcagagtggaaggaagaaagagcaAAGCCCGGAAAACTCCTTCCCCATCATATTTACTGAACTGCTCTGAGTTATGACTGGAGGCCAAGATCTGGCTTCAGGCGATTGCCTAAATCATTTAGGAGCTgacaaggcagggaggggggaaaatgTTCTTGTAATTCTTCAGTCTGAGGTACATTAAGGAGCCATAAGCCATGTCGAGAGCTTGAATTACATTAGAGAGATTATCCTGTTACAGTTCATAATCCTGGATAATATAGCATCCCGCAGCACACCTGCCAAGGATAAATCTCGCCCCGTAATGGGGCAGCCGTGACCCCGGAGCTCCCGGAGCCCTCCTGGCacggagcagcagcaccaggcagagggatggagtcagcagggacagcacgGAGCAATAACAGCCTGGCAGAGGGGGCTGAACCCCGGGAGATTCATGgttctccctgtgctgggatgctccagggctgtggggcaggtgTGGGATGGGAGGGACCCGTGGAAGGACACCTGAGGTGTCCACCAGGCTCTGAGCTCCACTCGGGGAGCCTGGCAGGAAGGTGGAGAGCAGGATATCCCACCCCAAAAAGGGGATTTCTGGCACAGAGTATTTTCCAGGGGCATGAGGGAAAGGTGGTTATGAGGGAAtggggagggacagggctgagTCCCAAAGGCGTCAAGCAGAAatcagcccctggagcagggcaccACGAGGAgttcagctgtgccagcccctctggaaaAGGGGACTAGCGGAGCCTggacacccaggggtgctgggtgctggcagggcacTGCCTTTAACCTGTGAATGTggatctgctgctcccaggggcaCCCACAGGGCATCCAGGTCCGTGGGATGTGGGGCAgtggcacctccagccctgctgcctttctCCAGCGTGGATCCCACCCCTTCCCACAGGACCCAGAACCCATCCTGCCCTCTACAACTCCTTTAACAGGAAttccagccagccccaggctcctccatctcctctccagccccttGGCTTCCCCCGTTTGGTCGCAGTCACCTCCCAGGGTGAACACAGCCCTGGGTGAACAAACCCCCATTGTTCCACCTCTCCCATCCTCCTCCAGGCCCAGCTCGTCCTGCACCCCCCAGTCCATAAATCCTGGAATTCCCTTGATGTGAAGTGACCACGCAAACGTGACCAGGCagcctctgcctctcccagccctcattcccctgccctggggactgCAACTGCTCCATTTCAGtctcccagcacatcccaggggAAATTCCCAGGGAAATCCCACCTGCCCTCCATCCCCAGGGCCCAAAATCTgccccagcctcagctctgGGATCTGCACAGTGTAAGGAACAAGTCCCTCTGTCCCTCAGGGGTTTGGGGTATTCCCTAGGGAAGGAATGCCTCTATCCCAAAGGGATTTGGACTCCCCCAAAAGAAGGAACCCCTCTATCCCACAGGGATTGGAGGTGTCCCCCCTAAGGAATGAGCCCCTCTATCgtgcagggatttggggtctCCCCTATGGAATGAACTCCACTATCCCACGGGGATTTGGGGTATCCTCCTTAAGGAATGAACCCCTCTAtcctgcagggatttggggtctCCCCTATGGAATGAACCACTCTGTCCCACAGGGATTTGGGATATTCCACAAGGAATGAACCCCTCTATCCTGCAGGGATTTAGGGCATTCCCTAAGGAATGAGCCCCTCTGtcctgcagggatttggggtctCCCCTAAGGAATGAGCCCCTCTGtcctgcagggatttggggtctCCCCTAAGGAATGAGCCCTTCTAtcctgcagggatttggggtctCCCCTACAGAATGAACCCCTCTGTCCTGCAGGGATTTGAGATATTCCTTAAGGAATGAACCCCTCTATCCCGCAGGGATTTGGGGTATCCCCTATGGAATGAACCCCTCTATCCCACAGGGATTTGGGATATTCCCTACAGAATAAGTCCCTCTAtcctgcagggatttggggcaTTCCCTAAGGAATGAACCCCTCTAtcctgcagggatttggggcaTTCCCTAAGGAATGAACCCCTCTAtcctgcagggatttggggcaTTCCCTAAGGAATGAACCCCTCTAtcctgcagggatttggggtctCCCGCGTGGCCCCGCCAGACACTCTGCAGAGCCTCTTCTCTCTGCTTGTGTGTTTTGCTGAAGTGCCCCGAGATAAAGCCCTTTCATCCCGATAAGAGCCCGGTTGCCCTGGTTTCCTGCCCTGGCCTGAAGGccattctcctcctccctcttgTTTTTGACCTCAGGTTCAAGAGTGCCAGACCTCCCCGGCTCAGGGCAGACCTCGGCGGCCGCGGTGGgaaaaggcagggcaggggttgGGGAGGGCTCCAGAGGCCGGCACCgctcagggagcagctcccaaacccctcgggaaagcaggaagggaaggaacaccagggcagagcacttcaaacccctcctgccctccctttTGTCTCCTCACCTCCCTCACTCCCTTTTATTTACCCCTCCATcctctctcagccctgctccctctctcccctcctttctccctttttctcacccttgttttgctttcctcgccttccctcctttctccctctcccccttcccctgcgGCTTTGCCAACTGCCAGCAGATGACATCTCCTTTCATGTTTGGGGCTGAGCGGAGGCTCTGAATGTTCGTTTGATTCCGTTAAGATAATAGCTGGTTCACTGTCAGACGCAGACTGATCAGTTAAAACCTTAATCACTGCCTGTCTACTCACATGGCACTTATTTTTTAAGAGATTAATCCCCTAAGCACTGCACCAGCATACATTGAGGCTCAAAGAAAAGGGtgggtttttattattatttgatgcgtttactgtttcttttttatttatttttttccttccttttactttttttggcTCTTTTTGAAAAAGACGCCTCCTCCCCATGCTGCCACCTTTTTGGAGCTGATGCTACAAAGACACCTGAGCTttgtcccctctctgtgcctgtcccgcagctgggagggaaagagggaggaggtgggagatggagctgctgcctctgggagcTGAGATCTGCAGGATGGGCTCTGGATTAAGCCTGGTTGGGCTCTCAGGagagctgggctccatccctgcttccccagccagccaggcaggcttcccttcccttcccttcccttcccttcccttcccttcccttcccttcccttcccttcccttcccttcccttcccttcccttcccttcccttcccttcccttcccttcccttcccttcccttcccttcccttcccttcccttcccttcccttcccttcccttcccttcccttcccttcccttcccttcccttcccttcccttcccttcccttcccttcccttcccttcccttcccttcccttcccttcccttcccttcccttcccttcccttcccttcccttcccttcccttcccttcccttcccttccctcccctcccctcccctcccctcccctcccctcccctcccctcccctcccctcccctcccctcccctcccctcccctccccttccctctgcagcaggctgagctgtcCCCCAGACATGGGACATCCCCCGGGGTGTCACCGTGGGTGCCACCACAGCCACAGTGTGCAGCCAcatcccaaaactgctgctggcACTTCTGGCACCGCCACTGCACACTGGGATGACAGCAAGCTTCAAATCCGCTCCTGAGCCAGGATTTTAATTAGGGGAGAGCACCAGatcagcccagcccctgcagctggacAAGGACATGGGACAATGGGATAGGGACACAGGACAATGGGATGGGAACATGGGGCAATGGGATGGGGACATGGGAcaatgggatggggacacaggacaatgggatggggacacaggacaatgggatggggacatgggacaatgggatggggacacaggacaatgggatggggacacgggacaatgggatggggacatgggacaatgggatggggacacaggacaATGGGATGAGGACACAGGACAAtgggatggggacatggggcaatgggatggggacatggggcaaTGGGATGGGAACACGGGAcaatgggatggggacacagaacaatgggatggggacacgggacaatgggatggggacacgggacaatgggatggggacacgggacaatgggatggggacacgggacagtgggatggggacacgggaCAATGGGATAGGGACACGGGGcaatgggatggggacacaggacaatgggatggggacacaggacaatgggatggggacacggggcaaTGGGATAGGGACATGGGGcaatgggatggggacacggggcaatgggatggggacacaggacaatgggatggggacacaggacaatgggatggggacacggggcaatgggatggggacacaggacaatgggatggggacacggggcaatgggatggggacacggggcaatgggatggggacacaggacaATGGGATAGGGACACAGGAcaatgggatggggacacggggcaatgggatggggacacaggacaatgggatggggacacggggcaatgggatggggacacggggcaatgggatggggacacaggacaatgggatggggacacgggaCAATGGGATAGGGACATGGGGcaatgggatggggacacggggcaatgggatggggacacagaacaatgggatggggacatgggacaatgggatggggacatgggacaatgggatggggacatggggcaatgggatggggacacagaacaatgggatggggacatggggcaatgggatggggacatggggcaatgggatggggacatggggcaatgggatggggacacagcaTGGAGTTCCccatgtgctgcagggcagcagcaacGAGCAGCTCTCAGGCAGCATTTGGTATTCCCAAACTTCCAAGCATCCCAGGGAGGAGGCTGCCATCCTCACCCCCCCTCCaaagggcagggaaaagctCCTTTGCCTCAGGTGAGGGCACCTCCCACAggtgagggcagagctctgtttcCCAAAtcatccccagcagctgccaggcaaGGGGGACTCTGAGTTCCCATTCCAACCCGAACCATTCCAGGATCCTGTGatgctccttccctcctgctgcagccccggggctggcccagggagggggtgtttgttttactgctcccagcaccacaGACACCAGGCAGCATCTGAGTGCTGAAGGGCTCTGAAACTTTCCCTTCATGTTTGACTCGTGATCAAAGGAGGAAGAACAGTCACATTCCCGGGCTCAGGGCTTGATTTCGCCCTTGTGAGGAAAGTTCCAGAAGAGCCAATGTTTTGTCACCCCCTGGTTAACATTTCCAGGCTCCAGCTGCTTGTGATGGGCCATGAGAAATGAGAGATTCCTGCATCCACCCTGCTAACCCTGCATCCCTCATCCCGCCACATTCCCGAGTTTCCAGGGCTTGGATCTGCCTCTCCCTGAGGTCATGGCTCTATTTAAGCGATGTCCAGCCCGTGGGGGGAGCTCAGACCCAGctcagggggtgctgggggacCCCATCCCTCACTGCCccctccacagcagctcagccagggccTGTTGTGCTCTCCCTGCAAAACTTCTCCCCCTGGCACAaatcagctcccagcagctcctctgggaacaCAGGCGGGGTTTTGCAGCCCCAGAACCTGTGCTGGACACCTGGACAGAGCCCTCActtccccaccctgctcctgaccccacacctgcagctccagcagagcagcagcagctcctggatgaAAGAGGAGGAATTG contains the following coding sequences:
- the LOC134561568 gene encoding uncharacterized protein LOC134561568, with protein sequence QSPPGSPRTPLAAPELPSPPLPSPPLPSPPLPSPPLPS